The Nitrososphaera sp. genomic interval AGTTTTCTTTATCGCGTTTGCAAGCTCGCCAGATGGCTCGCCGCCTCCGCCCTTTTTCATGTTATTCCAGAAGAGAGTGTGATTAACGAAACCACCGCCGTTAAAGTTCACGGCGCCTCGGACTGATTCAGGCACGCCGTCTATATTCTTCAATATGTCCACCGCCTCCATATTTTGGAAATCAGGTGCAGACCCAAGTGCCTTGTTGAGGTTGTCGGTGTAGGCCTGATGATGCTTGGTGTAATGTATTTCCATCGTCCTTGCGTCAATGTGTGGCTCCAGTGCGTCGTAGGAATACGGAAGTGGAGGTAAGGTGAAATTTGCCATGTAACCAAAAACGCCGCGCATGAATATATTGTTTGTCAGAATGCAGCTAGTAGAGGATAGCACCTAGCGCTTTGTCTGCGCAGGCACGTGCGACAGTGAGATCGCGTGATCATCGATCATTGTTCCGACTCCCACTCCGACGCTTTCAATCCTGATTTTCAGCCCATCAAGTTCTGAGTCTGATAATCCGTACTTGGCAGCAAGCGATTGTTTGACTTTATCCTCAGGATCTGATATTTGCCCTACGTCTGAAGGCACGGTAACGTCGAGCAGCTTTAGCAGCTGCGAGGAGGGGATCTTTGAAGAAGAGTCGTTCAAAATAGTAAACACAATCTTGTCCGCGTACACTGGGTGTGGCAGTGTGTCGAGCGCATTAGCGGTGTAGAAAACCTGCACGTCCAGCGGGTCCACCTGGCCCGACTGCTGACCCACAACTGATGTGCCGTTGTCGCTGAGTTCGCCGAGGAGTTGCGGATCGAGCGGGGCTTCAATCGAGATGAAGCCTTCAGCGAAGGAGCTTCCTACGCTGAAAAGCTGGGTCAGATCCTTGCACACAACGGCCGAAGCAGTATGCGGCTGCAGCGTTTGAAGTATCGTATTGCCAAGCGCGCCCTTGCTCAGGCTTGCACTCCAGAACAGCTTGACTGGAAAATCTTGCTTGTTAAAGATGCTAATGTCCGTATCATAATGGCCGGGCCGGAGAGGCCCTTCAGACCCCGAAATCGTGCCACACTCGAACTTGACAGTGTATACAATGCTCTTGGCAGGGCTAGAAGCTTGATCGTTGCCCTGCGTCTGGGATTGGGTATTAGAAAAACTAACAGTCAATGACTGCGAGCCAGAAATAGTCACGAGCCGGGAAAGCTTGTTGAGCTGGAACTGTGGGGGCACTGCGGTCTGGGTTACGGTATAGTTGCCGGAGCTAATTCCGCCGACTGTTATGACACCCGCTGTCGGGTTACTGTCGCCCTGACCCCCGTCCTGTACGGTTATCGTTTCTCCAGACTTGGAGGCAGGAAATGGAGCGATGGTGTAGGTCGCATTAGGGACGAGTGCGTCGGCGGAGATTGTAATGATTGTAATCGTACCGCCGCCTGGAGCGCTGTAAGCGGGCTTGCCGTTGCTGCCGGGAGGGCTCCCGCTGTTCCAAAATAGTGACGTAACAATTGTTACTATGACCGCCGTGGCGACAACCGAAAGGATTGTCGCGCTAGTTCTTGGCGACATGAAATAACTAAACTTCGCCATTCTTCATAATAAATCATTAGTACGAATTTCGATTTCTGTCAAGAATTAAATATACAATCGCTCCAAATCGAAATCGTGATCGGACAGGCCTTTGTACGATACGCCACGATCTCTGCAATTGTTTTTGCTCTGGTTTTTCCGGCTCTGGCATTTAACAAGAAAGTCTACGCGGATGGCCTCTTTATGGAGAACCTGCCTCCCGCAAGCGTCGGAAACCGCGATGCTAGTTTGTTTGTG includes:
- a CDS encoding superoxide dismutase; the protein is MANFTLPPLPYSYDALEPHIDARTMEIHYTKHHQAYTDNLNKALGSAPDFQNMEAVDILKNIDGVPESVRGAVNFNGGGFVNHTLFWNNMKKGGGGEPSGELANAIKKTFGGFAEFKDKFSKDTVAIQGSGWGWLVLNKNTNSVQFTTMPNQTSPWTRWKSEKLVPLLGLDVWEHAYYLKYQNKRADYVAAWWNVVNWDEVAKRFSA